The Fluviicola sp. genome segment GAAAGCTTTTCGCAGGCACCGACTTACACGCCTAACGGGCAAAAGATCGTGTATATGACCGGCGCCGATTGTGATATTTTTCCAGGACAATTGCAGGGCGCAGATTGGTGGATCATGGATGCAAATGGAAATAATAAAAAACGGTTGACCTACATGAATAAGAAAAATCATCCGCAAAGCGTGAACAGTTACCGGTTGGCAGGTTCCTTGTCTTTTATCAATGATTCAACCTTTATAGGCGGAGTTATGACCCAATCTTTAGGCCTGACGGGATACAGCGCCTTAGTCAAATTCTAAGTTGAAGTCAAAGGTTGCAACATTTCAACATGGCTATATTGCAATGTTGAAATATTGTAATGTTGAAATATCGCGATTTTGGGTTATTTGTAAATGGAAAAGACTGAAATCGGGGTACTCTTTTTGATAAATTCTGTAATTCCTTATCAATTTTCAATTTTACATTTTCAATTAGTCGTATTTTTGTATTCGAAAAAAAATCGCTCAATAGCATGTTTGATAATCTTACCGATAAGTTTGAACGCGCCTTTAAAGTTCTGAAAGGACAAGGACAAATTACTGAAATTAACGTAGCTGAAACACTGAAAGAAGTTCGCAGAGCTTTGTTGGATGCCGACGTGAACTTTAAAACTGCCAAAGATTTCACCGTTCGCGTGAAAGATAAGGCAATGGGTGCAAACGTGTTAACAGCTATTTCCCCAAGCCAGTTGATGGTGAAGATCTGCCACGAAGAGTTGGTGGAATTGATGGGTGGAAACGAAAGTGAAATCCAGATCCAGGGAGCTCCGGGAATCGTATTGATGTCAGGACTTCAGGGTTCGGGTAAAACAACTTTCTCCGGTAAGTTGGCGAACTACCTGAAAACGAAAAAGAATAAGAAACCTTTGTTGGTTGCCTGTGACGTTTACCGTCCGGCGGCGATTGATCAGTTGCACGTGCTTGGAGAGCAGCTTGGAATTGAGGTTTATTCGAATAAAGAAGAAAAAGATCCGGTTAAAATTGCAACGGAAGCAATCAATCATGCCCGAAGCAAAGGCTTCAATGTGGTGATCGTCGATACTGCGGGCCGTTTGGCTGTCGATGAAGCGATGATGGATGAGATTGCACGTGTAAAAGAAGCAATCAAACCAACGGAAACACTATTCGTAGTGGATTCCATGACAGGTCAGGATGCCGTGAATACTGCAAAAGCATTCAACGACCGCATCAATTTCGATGGAGTTGTTTTAACGAAATTGGATGGTGATACACGCGGTGGAGCTGCGTTATCGATCAAGACAGTTGTAGACAAACCGATCAAGTTTGTGGGTACGGGAGAGAAGATGGACGCATTGGATGTGTTTTATCCGAAACGTATGGCTGACCGTATTTTGGGAATGGGTGACGTGGTTTCCTTGGTGGAACGTGCCCAGGAACAATTCAACGAAGAAGAAGCGCGCAAACTTCAGAAACGCATCCAGAAAGATCAGTTCGATTTCAATGACTTCCTGGGTCAGATCCAGCAGATCAAGAAAATGGGGAACGTGAAAGACTTGATGGGAATGATCCCGGGAATGGGAAAAGCGGTTAAAGATGTGGATATCCAGGACGACGCATTCAAGCACATCGAAGCAATCATCTACTCCATGACTCCGAAAGAACGTGCAAATCCATCCATCATGAATGGCCAGCGCAAAAACCGCATAGCTGCAGGTTCCGGAACAAATATCCAGGAAGTGAATAAATTGCTCAAGCAGTTCGAGGATACGAAGAAAATGATGAAAATGATGAGCAATCCGAAGAACATGATGGGCATGATGAAGCAGATGAAGGGAATGCGTGGCGGAATGCCGGGTATGTAGTAAGAACCGCAATGCTTTGCATTCCAATTTCAAAATGATGAAGTCAAAATGCAAAATTGAATTCCATGTAATTATCAAGAGGGTTTACTTGATAATTGATAATTGCTCAATTCATAATTCAAATGATCGATTTCCAACTGACTTCCGGCGAACCTTACTCTGCACGTTTTCGTGAAGCGGGAATTGACTCGTTTGTTCAGGCATGTGAGTTTGTTGCCCAACTTCCATACGGCAGGAATGCAAACCGCGAAGATTTCGGTCTGGTGCTTTCGGAAGGAAAAGGAACCTGTTCCTCCAAACATGCATTACTGGCCTCTTTGGCTTTGGAAAACGGACACCCGGAAGTAGAACTCATTGCCGGTATTTTCCTGATGAATGAAGAAACACATGCGAAATTAAACGTTTTTTTCACCGGTAAAAGCTATTCGAATATTCCCGAATGTCATTGCTACCTGCGTTTCCAGGGAGAGCGTTTCGATTATACAGATACATCCAATGGTTTGGAGCGCATTGCTCCGAAAATTGTTCGCGAACAGCGCATCGATCCGAACCAGGTGACCGATTGGAAAATCATGATCCACAAACACTATTTGCAGGGCTGGCTCACGAGAAATCCGTCTTTTCAATTGACTTTGGAAGAACTATGGAAGGACAGGGAAGAGGCGATTGAAATATTGAGTAGGTAGTGGCCGGTTTCTCAAACGAGCATCACTGTGTTACATATTCGTGAAATCATGATATCATGATATGGCGATATCTTGATAAGATTATTTTCCAGGATTCACTCCAGTATTTTCCGGAGAGCTTCTTCCGAACAAGCTCCACTGATCCGTTTCACTTCTTCTCCGTTTTTAAAAGCAATAAACGTTGGAAACGAATCCGCCTTCAAATCCCTGGCCAACTGTGTCTGAGAACCTCCGTCTACATAAATCACCTCATATTCTTTAGCAATTTCAGAAACTACGGGGCTCATTTTTTTACAAGGCGGACACCATTCTGCACCAACATCCACAAGCACTGTTTTGTCTTTCGGAAGTGAGGCTGCAAACTCCTGGAAAGTGATTAGTTTGACTTCCTTTTTTCCTTCAACCGGAAGCTCTTCCAGGTTCCAGGCATTCATTCCGCCCTGCAGGTTAATAACCGTTTCAAACCCTTCTTTCTTCAGCCATTTCTGAGCAGCGGCACTTCTGGATCCTGCCAGGCAATAGACATAAAGCGGTTTGTGCTTATCCAGTGAAGCCGTACGTTCTTTGAATTGCTCGAAATTGTTCCAATCGGCCTGGAATGCACCTGCAATATGTCCCTGGCCATATTCGCCCGGAGTGCGGACATCCAGCAATTGGTTTTGCTTGTTTTGGATCGAATCCCAAAAGGTTTTAGGAGCCAATGTTTCTTTTTGCGTAAAAGAGTAAAATGAAAATGTTAAGAAAACGGATAAAGCAAGTTGCTTTGTTAAATATTTAAGATATCTCATTGATCGTCAAAGGTCTGCAATGTACATTTAAACAGGGGTTTTGTTGGATAATATCCGTCATTTGGAAACCAAATCACCCATTACTGCGTAAATGTAAGCAATGCCCATTTGGAATAGATGTAAAAAACTGTTAATTTCGATCTAGTAAATGTTAGAAAATTCATATTCGATAGCTTATCAACACGTATACTCTATGCTTCTCCGATACCTATTTTTGTTGATTTTACTTACCACATTTTCTCCTATAACAAGAGCGCAGGATGTTTGGTTACAAAATCATTTTTCGCCAAACTCAGGTTGCGCCTTGTCGAACATGGAGACAGTTACCGTTTTGGTAAATAATAATTCCGGTGTGATCATGCCATCCAATACGATCCAGGTTTATTACCGGGTTGACGGAGGTACGATTATCAATCAACCGCTATCGTCTAATTTAACAGCCGGTGCTTCCTGGAACTTCAGTTTTTCCCAAAAAGCCGATTTGTCCGCTTGTGGTGCACACATCCTGAAAGTATGGGTTTCGAGGCCGGGAGACGTCAATCATTTGAACGATACCCTGGTTTGGACTGTTCAGAACGACTGCCCGGTTGTGCCGGGAACCGTTACTTCAGATATCACGGTTTGCCAGGGAGCTAACGCGGGGACACTCTCTCTTTCGGGCTGGTCTTACGGAACAATTATAAACTGGGAATCGTCTACGGATGCCGGGGCTACTTGGAATCCTCTGACAGGAACAACCAGTCCGTCTTACGCTTATGTAAATGTTACTCAGAATACGCAATATCATGTTGTGATCGACGGTGGTTACTGTCCGGATGCAACTTCCGGTTATGCCACGGTATCGGTTCAGGTTCCGGCAATTCCGGGAACCATAGCGGGGGCAGATTCTTTGTGTGAGAACATGGCAACCGGCGTACTGACACTTTCAGGAAATAATCAGCCTCCTATCCAATGGGAATATTCCACAAACGGAGGAGGTACCTGGACAACGGTGGCGAGCGCTTCTACAACCTACAATTATACCGGACTGACCAATACAACTATTTACCGGGTGCTGGTAGACGGAGCAATTTGTGCGGATGCTTATTCGGATACGGCAATGATTTATGTGGATCCGGTTTATCCGCAAACACTATTAACCGGAAGTGATTCATTGTGTATTACCAATGCAACAGGTTTCGTTACTGCTACCGGTTCTTTCGGAACAATATTGAACTGGGAATATTCCATAGATAACGGGGCAACCTGGACCGGTACAGGAACTACGCCTACCAGTTTGGGGTATACCAATATCACCCAAACGACTTTTTACCGGGTAATTACAGAAGGTGGTCAATGTCCGGATGTGATTTCAGATACGGCAATTATTTATGTGCAGCCATTACCGGGTCAGCCGAGTATAGGGCCTTCAGATACGGTTTGTGCTTCTTCGGTAGTAGGAATCTTAAATATGACAGGTATGACGACCCCTGTTTTGAACTGGGATTTTTCAACCGATGGCGGAACAACCTGGACACCGATTGCAAATAGTGCGAATACATCATACGATTATACCGGTCAAAGTGTGACTACGCTTTACCGCGCACAATTGGACGGAGGTTTTTGCCCCGACTATTATACCGATACTGCGATCATTAAATTAGACAATGCTCCGGTTGTAGGTGTTTTAAATCAAAGCGGAACCATTTGTGAGTTCGGATCGGAAGATTTGCATGTGGTTGGTTCGGTAGCAGACTCTTTATTTTGGGAGTATTCTACAGACAACGGGGTAACCTGGCAAACCATCTCGGATTCGGATACCATTGATTATAACACATTCCCGATTACTGAAAATGTGCAATTCCAGGTAACAGCACTGAATGGTGTTTGTCCGCCTGCTGTTTCCAATGCGGTTATGATTGTCATGCTGCCATTGCCTATTGCCAATGCGGGAGTTGATACTTCGATCTATTTGGGAGAATCTGTTACTCTGAATGGCTCAGGCGGAATTACCGGTATCTGGATGCCGGGATCCACACTTTCTGATTCAACCAGTACGAACCCGGTTGCAACACCATCTGTCACAACAACTTATGCTTACTACGTAATTGATGGAAACGGATGTGTCGGAGGAGATACGGTATTGATTACAGTAATGGACCCGATCCAGTTCAATATCCGCAATGTCATTACCATGAATAACGATAATGTCAACGATACCTGGAATATTACCGGGGTTGAATTTTTCCCTATGACATCTGTGAAGGTGTTTAATCAGTACGGGAAAGTTCTTTATGAAAATGAGGATTACAAGAATGACTGGAATGGTAATTACAAAGGGTCTAAATTGCCCAACGGAACGTATTACTATGTTGTTCAGAAGGGAGGAACAGAGGAAGAATTTAAAGGAACGCTTACATTATTAGGAAATGAATAAAATACTATTATTGTGTCTTTGTGTGTGGGGAGGAAGTCTATATGGGCAACAAGTTCCTTTCTACAATCATTACCTGATAAATCCGTTTGTCTATAATCCTGCTTCAACAGGAGCAAGCGATTATGTAAATGCTAGTTTCGTGCGGAACCAGCGTTATTCGTCTTTTGGTTCTACCGCCGTAAATAACTACCTGACAGTTGACGGTCCTATCGCAAAAGGGAATATGGGATTGGGATTAATCGTTGCTCACCAGAACCAGGGAATTCAGCAGCAATTAATGTCCAGTTTGAATTACAGTTACAAATTGAAGATCAACGAGGCTCACAACATCCGGTTTGGTGTTTCAGCCGGAGTTTTGGATAATCGCATAGATTACAACCAGATCAATGCACAGGATATCAATGATCCGTATTTAACCGGATTGAGACCCACAGCTCCGACGTTCGATATGAACGTGGGGTTGTTGTATAATTGGAAAGATTTGAGAATCGGAATTTCAGTTCCGCAGATTATCGGAGGAAAGGTGAAGTATGCCCGCGAAAAGAGCAGGGGATATTACCAGTTGGAAAGACATTACATGATGTCCCTGGAGTATGATTTTCACGTGAATGAAAAATTCATTATCCGCCCGAATGCTGTTTTAAGATATATGCCGAATATTCCGCTTCAATACGATGTGACTGCCATGGCGCTTTATAACAACATGGTTTGGGCGTCGGCTACTTATAAATCCGATTATGCGGTGCAGTTCAACGCAGGTGTTCGCGTGTTTGATTTCCTGAGAGTAGGATATAGCTATGAATTGCTGATCGGTTCCATGAAGACGTACAATACCGGAATGAACCATGAGATTTTCTTAGGATTCTCTTTCAAAGGAAAAAGAGAGAAAGAAATTCAGATTGTGGAGAAAGAAGTTCGCGTACCGGATGATTTGGCGGCAAAACAGCGTGATTCTGTTCAGAAACTCAAAGATGAACTGGAAGCTCAATTGAAACGTTTGTTGGAAGAGCGTGCTGAAAAAGACCGTTTACAAAGAGAAAAAGACTCCCTGGCAAATTTAGCTAAAGTTGAAAAACCTGTTCCTGTTGATACTGTGAAACCAAGGGTTACCACCCCGGAAGTAATCCCGGTAGCAAAAGGATATAGTTTCGTGAATCTGGATAAAAGCCAGTCTCCGGATGGATTTTACGTGATTACGGGAGTTTTCTCGAACAGGCAAAATGCGGATCTCATGCTTTCGAAAAACCTGAGCGAATACCCGGGATCCTATTTGGTGATTAATGAATCGAACAATTACTACTATGTGGTAATCCTGTACTCTTTAGACCAGGAGTTGGCTTCGAAAACCTTTAATGACTACAAAACGAAGAAGAAACAAAAAGTTTGGATTTTAAATTACATAAAGAATTAGCATAAAGGAATACAAGTACCAAATATAACAACACACATCTTACAAACCAGAACACCATGACTATGAAAAGAACTGCTGCTTTTAGATCAGTAAGCAATGTCGTTGCATGCTTTCTCTTGTTTTTATTTGCTCATTTTACCACGAACGGGCAAATAGTGTTAAACCAAACAACTGCGAATAACTATGTCGCCAATATCTGTGGGCCGGGGATTACATTTTCCAATGTAACACTTACGGGAGACGCAGGTGCGATCGCTCAGTTTGTTGGTGGTACTTCTGCCGGAATCGGCGCATCGATGAACTCAGGTGTAGTAATGAGTACCGGTTATGTAAACACGGCGACTGCCCTTCAGGGAGGTCCCGGAACATTCCGTTCTTCGGATAATAACGGGGTGGCAATCGCGGAATTGAATACCATTGCAGGAGCAACCGCAAGAGACGGGATTATCCTGGAATTTGACTTTGTCCCGATCACCAACAATATCAATGTAAACTATGTATTCGGTTCCGAAGAATACAATGAGTTTGTGAATTCTGGGTATAACGATGCCTTTGCGTTCTTTATCAGTGGTCCGGGAATTGGTACTCCTACAAATATCGCGGTGCTTCCGCCTACAACTCCTGTAACCATTGATAATATCAATAACTTCACTAATTCGGCATCCTATAGAAATAACGAAGCATTGAACAACAA includes the following:
- the ffh gene encoding signal recognition particle protein — its product is MFDNLTDKFERAFKVLKGQGQITEINVAETLKEVRRALLDADVNFKTAKDFTVRVKDKAMGANVLTAISPSQLMVKICHEELVELMGGNESEIQIQGAPGIVLMSGLQGSGKTTFSGKLANYLKTKKNKKPLLVACDVYRPAAIDQLHVLGEQLGIEVYSNKEEKDPVKIATEAINHARSKGFNVVIVDTAGRLAVDEAMMDEIARVKEAIKPTETLFVVDSMTGQDAVNTAKAFNDRINFDGVVLTKLDGDTRGGAALSIKTVVDKPIKFVGTGEKMDALDVFYPKRMADRILGMGDVVSLVERAQEQFNEEEARKLQKRIQKDQFDFNDFLGQIQQIKKMGNVKDLMGMIPGMGKAVKDVDIQDDAFKHIEAIIYSMTPKERANPSIMNGQRKNRIAAGSGTNIQEVNKLLKQFEDTKKMMKMMSNPKNMMGMMKQMKGMRGGMPGM
- a CDS encoding rhodanese-like domain-containing protein, producing MAPKTFWDSIQNKQNQLLDVRTPGEYGQGHIAGAFQADWNNFEQFKERTASLDKHKPLYVYCLAGSRSAAAQKWLKKEGFETVINLQGGMNAWNLEELPVEGKKEVKLITFQEFAASLPKDKTVLVDVGAEWCPPCKKMSPVVSEIAKEYEVIYVDGGSQTQLARDLKADSFPTFIAFKNGEEVKRISGACSEEALRKILE
- a CDS encoding gliding motility-associated C-terminal domain-containing protein, with the protein product METVTVLVNNNSGVIMPSNTIQVYYRVDGGTIINQPLSSNLTAGASWNFSFSQKADLSACGAHILKVWVSRPGDVNHLNDTLVWTVQNDCPVVPGTVTSDITVCQGANAGTLSLSGWSYGTIINWESSTDAGATWNPLTGTTSPSYAYVNVTQNTQYHVVIDGGYCPDATSGYATVSVQVPAIPGTIAGADSLCENMATGVLTLSGNNQPPIQWEYSTNGGGTWTTVASASTTYNYTGLTNTTIYRVLVDGAICADAYSDTAMIYVDPVYPQTLLTGSDSLCITNATGFVTATGSFGTILNWEYSIDNGATWTGTGTTPTSLGYTNITQTTFYRVITEGGQCPDVISDTAIIYVQPLPGQPSIGPSDTVCASSVVGILNMTGMTTPVLNWDFSTDGGTTWTPIANSANTSYDYTGQSVTTLYRAQLDGGFCPDYYTDTAIIKLDNAPVVGVLNQSGTICEFGSEDLHVVGSVADSLFWEYSTDNGVTWQTISDSDTIDYNTFPITENVQFQVTALNGVCPPAVSNAVMIVMLPLPIANAGVDTSIYLGESVTLNGSGGITGIWMPGSTLSDSTSTNPVATPSVTTTYAYYVIDGNGCVGGDTVLITVMDPIQFNIRNVITMNNDNVNDTWNITGVEFFPMTSVKVFNQYGKVLYENEDYKNDWNGNYKGSKLPNGTYYYVVQKGGTEEEFKGTLTLLGNE
- a CDS encoding PorP/SprF family type IX secretion system membrane protein → MNKILLLCLCVWGGSLYGQQVPFYNHYLINPFVYNPASTGASDYVNASFVRNQRYSSFGSTAVNNYLTVDGPIAKGNMGLGLIVAHQNQGIQQQLMSSLNYSYKLKINEAHNIRFGVSAGVLDNRIDYNQINAQDINDPYLTGLRPTAPTFDMNVGLLYNWKDLRIGISVPQIIGGKVKYAREKSRGYYQLERHYMMSLEYDFHVNEKFIIRPNAVLRYMPNIPLQYDVTAMALYNNMVWASATYKSDYAVQFNAGVRVFDFLRVGYSYELLIGSMKTYNTGMNHEIFLGFSFKGKREKEIQIVEKEVRVPDDLAAKQRDSVQKLKDELEAQLKRLLEERAEKDRLQREKDSLANLAKVEKPVPVDTVKPRVTTPEVIPVAKGYSFVNLDKSQSPDGFYVITGVFSNRQNADLMLSKNLSEYPGSYLVINESNNYYYVVILYSLDQELASKTFNDYKTKKKQKVWILNYIKN